A single region of the Pararhodospirillum photometricum DSM 122 genome encodes:
- a CDS encoding response regulator, protein MDSVDRLFSFFGITARTLGGFFVLVVFMAGLSVLSWHHLVEIERTTQLVTQAATAEAVAGRIATRIDRMNRSARVFLRSRDMADVAAAREASLETGSALDAAVAEVAGVSVLGEQSSVLREGLARYARALERAAYATERQSRAIDDVLAKGAPLATLTRALTEAGFREGDPSMVRSYAHLEALFQNSRAALSRYIMTVQPNDAESARDEMDRFMAALGSMRPTGLPRVDRFLTALSISTPAYRLAGDAVFEAFVAKQRAEAELGQTTDILDTVIRGVKQTLARARDEATTAQGERIAALQRLAINAAVLALIVAVGLTWLIGGSVTRPIRRMTHAMQALAGGALDFPIPALGHRDEIGHMAKALEVFRENAKRVRWAREEAEAATLAKSEFLANMSHEIRTPMNAVIGMTSLTLKTSLSDGQRDYLNKALGAAKILMIILNDILDFSKIEARQMSVESIPFDLDAVVDTVVTVVGLAAEQKGLDLVVAVDADVPRHLIGDPLRLGQILINLVNNGIKFTQQGEVEVAISVKGIKEERGGITLSFAIRDTGIGMTSDQHDKLFKPFHQGDSSITRRYGGTGLGLAIVRSLVTLMGGTLSVDSVFGGGSVFTVELSFDSLVDTPEFQDDQIPARGQAVLILIKNETRRRAVENYLAALRFFPLGVATEAEAVTALEKGRDVALMVIDADPGQGGSMMRRLHAVPQAGTAACIFLVPLEHEMAPHDLTHEARVALLTKPVTAPRLAHAVRLVLGEEGEGVSSTRPVALRRCLEGVRILIVEDNPLNLQVLTEVLIDAGAHVEGASGGEMGWHKARELLPDVVLMDIQMPDVDGLEVTRRLRVAPLTRDLLIFAMTAHALQSDRDRCFAVGMNDHLSKPVDPDTLVAMIRRWISPSIKEGTGGVGSLGGVPASVPFVVPGLNVERALELTGGQVDRLRRVMHEFPRQNNDIADRLALFFAQGHFSEVARCAHGLASSAAYIGAEALSSQAQALAQAAQAEDTRDVGVILAGVTRELVHVIDILHRSEPVLFLYKGEKLSDPVVVRDKIERLFPLVMAGDYAAEEIINSLMVDLAETSASIFVERLRERFFDLDIESSIHFLKELQEMISDVELERRS, encoded by the coding sequence GTGGATTCGGTTGATCGACTTTTTTCTTTTTTTGGCATAACGGCACGGACCCTGGGGGGCTTTTTTGTCCTCGTGGTTTTCATGGCCGGTCTGTCCGTGTTGTCCTGGCACCATCTGGTCGAGATCGAGCGCACGACCCAACTGGTCACCCAGGCTGCGACGGCCGAGGCCGTGGCCGGGCGCATTGCCACACGGATTGATCGCATGAACCGCTCGGCGCGGGTTTTTTTGCGTTCGCGTGATATGGCCGACGTGGCAGCAGCGCGAGAAGCCTCCCTGGAAACCGGGAGCGCTCTTGACGCTGCCGTCGCTGAAGTCGCTGGCGTTTCCGTGTTGGGAGAACAATCATCGGTTTTGCGCGAGGGGTTAGCCCGCTATGCCCGCGCCTTGGAACGAGCCGCATATGCCACCGAGCGGCAAAGTCGGGCCATCGACGATGTTCTGGCCAAAGGGGCGCCGCTGGCAACCCTGACCCGGGCCTTAACCGAGGCCGGCTTCCGGGAAGGCGATCCGTCGATGGTGCGGTCCTACGCTCACCTTGAAGCGTTGTTTCAAAACAGCCGGGCGGCTCTGTCTCGCTACATCATGACGGTCCAGCCCAATGACGCCGAGAGCGCACGCGACGAAATGGACCGCTTTATGGCGGCCCTCGGAAGCATGCGCCCTACGGGTTTGCCCAGAGTTGACCGGTTTTTAACAGCACTCTCGATCAGTACGCCCGCTTACCGGTTGGCTGGGGATGCCGTTTTTGAAGCCTTTGTGGCGAAGCAGCGGGCTGAAGCTGAACTGGGGCAGACCACAGATATCCTGGATACGGTGATCCGGGGCGTGAAACAAACCCTTGCCCGCGCCCGCGACGAGGCCACCACGGCGCAAGGCGAACGGATCGCGGCCTTGCAACGCCTTGCAATCAATGCAGCCGTGCTGGCTTTGATCGTGGCAGTGGGCTTGACGTGGTTGATCGGGGGATCTGTGACCCGCCCGATCCGGCGGATGACCCACGCCATGCAAGCCCTGGCGGGGGGGGCTTTGGATTTTCCCATCCCAGCCCTCGGGCATCGTGACGAGATCGGTCATATGGCCAAGGCGTTGGAGGTTTTCCGCGAAAACGCAAAGAGAGTCCGCTGGGCCCGCGAGGAGGCTGAGGCCGCTACGTTAGCGAAAAGCGAGTTTCTGGCCAACATGAGTCATGAAATTCGGACTCCCATGAATGCGGTTATCGGTATGACCAGTCTCACTCTCAAGACCTCTCTGTCCGATGGCCAGCGTGATTATTTGAACAAAGCTCTGGGGGCGGCAAAAATTCTTATGATTATTTTAAATGACATTCTTGATTTTTCAAAGATCGAAGCGCGGCAAATGAGTGTGGAGTCCATCCCGTTCGATTTGGATGCCGTTGTCGATACGGTCGTCACCGTGGTGGGATTGGCGGCGGAACAGAAGGGGCTTGATCTGGTGGTGGCGGTGGACGCTGACGTGCCGCGTCACCTGATCGGGGATCCGCTACGCCTGGGGCAGATTTTAATTAATCTTGTAAATAATGGAATTAAATTTACCCAGCAGGGAGAAGTGGAGGTCGCTATCTCTGTAAAAGGTATCAAAGAAGAAAGGGGAGGGATCACCCTGTCTTTTGCGATACGTGATACAGGAATCGGCATGACTAGCGACCAGCACGATAAACTTTTCAAGCCATTCCATCAAGGTGACAGTTCTATTACCCGCCGCTACGGTGGCACCGGCCTCGGCTTGGCCATCGTCCGCTCCTTGGTCACCCTCATGGGAGGCACCCTCTCTGTGGACTCAGTTTTCGGGGGCGGCAGCGTGTTTACCGTCGAGCTCTCTTTTGATTCCCTTGTGGACACCCCAGAGTTCCAGGACGATCAGATCCCAGCAAGAGGGCAGGCGGTCCTGATTCTTATCAAGAACGAGACACGTCGGCGCGCTGTCGAAAACTATCTTGCCGCCTTGCGTTTCTTTCCCCTGGGCGTGGCTACGGAAGCAGAAGCTGTTACCGCCCTCGAAAAAGGACGGGACGTGGCTCTGATGGTGATCGATGCGGACCCGGGGCAGGGGGGCTCCATGATGCGGCGCCTGCATGCGGTGCCTCAGGCCGGTACAGCGGCGTGCATCTTCTTGGTCCCCTTGGAGCACGAGATGGCGCCGCACGACCTCACCCACGAGGCCCGGGTCGCGCTGCTGACGAAGCCTGTGACGGCGCCGCGCCTTGCGCATGCGGTTCGTCTGGTATTGGGAGAGGAGGGGGAGGGCGTCTCTTCAACTCGGCCGGTCGCGCTGCGTCGCTGCCTGGAAGGGGTAAGGATTTTGATTGTTGAGGACAATCCCCTCAACCTTCAAGTTTTAACAGAAGTTCTGATCGACGCCGGTGCTCATGTCGAGGGCGCCAGCGGCGGAGAGATGGGGTGGCATAAAGCAAGGGAGCTGCTCCCAGACGTTGTCCTTATGGATATTCAGATGCCCGATGTCGATGGTTTGGAGGTTACAAGGCGCCTGCGCGTCGCCCCCCTCACGCGGGACTTGTTGATTTTTGCCATGACGGCCCACGCGTTACAAAGTGACCGCGACCGGTGCTTCGCCGTGGGAATGAATGATCATTTGAGTAAACCGGTCGATCCCGACACGCTGGTGGCGATGATACGGCGTTGGATATCTCCTTCCATCAAAGAAGGAACGGGGGGGGTGGGATCTCTTGGGGGCGTGCCAGCCTCTGTGCCGTTTGTTGTGCCAGGGTTGAACGTGGAGCGGGCTTTGGAATTAACCGGGGGACAGGTCGATCGCCTAAGGCGGGTGATGCACGAGTTTCCCCGTCAAAATAATGATATTGCGGATCGGCTCGCTTTGTTTTTTGCCCAGGGCCACTTTAGCGAAGTTGCCCGCTGTGCCCACGGGCTAGCATCCAGTGCAGCCTATATTGGCGCCGAAGCTCTCTCCAGCCAAGCTCAGGCTTTAGCTCAAGCGGCCCAAGCCGAAGATACACGCGATGTCGGGGTGATCCTGGCAGGGGTAACGCGAGAACTTGTGCATGTTATTGATATTCTCCACCGGAGTGAGCCGGTTCTCTTCCTGTATAAAGGTGAGAAACTTTCAGACCCTGTTGTCGTGCGGGATAAAATCGAGAGGCTTTTCCCGTTGGTCATGGCAGGAGACTATGCCGCAGAAGAAATAATTAATTCATTGATGGTCGATTTGGCAGAGACGTCAGCTTCTATCTTTGTTGAAAGGCTTCGGGAGCGTTTTTTTGATCTTGATATTGAATCGTCGATACATTTTCTCAAGGAGCTTCAGGAGATGATAAGCGACGTTGAGTTGGAGAGGCGGTCTTGA
- a CDS encoding PhoH family protein, with amino-acid sequence MAKRSRAVPFRPDSGDDATAPVHPLGLWDPLRGEEERRDQSFRRTVRPHNENQRRLLEAMERFPLTLALGPAGTGKTYLAIARAVEALEEGSVDRLVLSRPAVEAGESLGYLPGTLEDKLLPYLRPLYDALADRLGGKRLRTLLGDGTLEIAPLAYMRGRTLNRSFIVVDEAQNCTYAQIKMVLTRLGWHSRMVITGDPDQTDLLPGLSGLAEVAQRLQALDEVGVVRLTQHDVVRHPLVACLLELL; translated from the coding sequence ATGGCCAAACGCTCCCGCGCCGTTCCTTTCCGGCCCGACTCCGGCGACGATGCCACCGCGCCCGTGCATCCCCTCGGCCTGTGGGATCCCTTGCGCGGGGAGGAGGAGCGCCGCGACCAGAGTTTTCGCCGCACGGTGCGTCCCCATAACGAGAACCAGCGCCGATTGCTGGAAGCCATGGAGCGCTTTCCCCTGACCCTGGCCTTGGGACCGGCCGGGACGGGCAAAACCTATTTGGCCATTGCTCGGGCGGTGGAAGCCCTGGAGGAAGGCTCGGTCGATCGGTTGGTGCTCTCGCGCCCTGCCGTCGAGGCCGGCGAAAGCCTGGGCTACCTGCCCGGGACCTTGGAAGACAAGCTTCTGCCCTACCTGCGCCCGCTCTACGACGCCCTGGCCGATCGCCTGGGCGGCAAGCGACTGCGTACCTTGCTGGGCGACGGCACCTTGGAAATCGCCCCGCTCGCCTACATGCGCGGGCGTACCCTCAATCGAAGCTTTATCGTCGTTGATGAAGCCCAAAACTGCACCTATGCCCAAATCAAGATGGTCCTGACCCGGCTTGGCTGGCATTCGCGCATGGTGATCACCGGTGACCCGGATCAGACCGATCTCCTGCCCGGCCTTTCCGGTCTGGCCGAGGTCGCCCAGCGCTTGCAGGCCCTGGACGAGGTGGGGGTTGTGCGGTTGACCCAACACGATGTAGTCCGCCATCCCCTGGTGGCCTGCTTGCTGGAGCTGTTGTAG
- a CDS encoding cysteine-rich small domain-containing protein — translation MEPKDTTLNEAYKGFTNSNCPFLPCHQGIKREFNCLFCYCPLIAYECPGPYELYTDRNGLVRKNCTACTLPHDGYHASWNFIQKWLAKPVPWAGHPQTRRRR, via the coding sequence ATGGAACCCAAGGACACAACCCTTAACGAGGCTTACAAGGGTTTTACGAATTCAAACTGTCCTTTTTTGCCATGCCACCAGGGGATCAAGCGCGAGTTCAATTGTTTGTTTTGCTATTGCCCGCTCATCGCCTACGAGTGTCCGGGCCCCTATGAGCTGTATACCGATCGTAACGGACTGGTGCGCAAGAATTGTACCGCCTGCACCCTCCCCCACGATGGCTACCATGCCTCCTGGAACTTCATTCAGAAGTGGCTGGCAAAACCGGTTCCCTGGGCCGGTCACCCCCAAACCCGCCGGCGGCGTTGA
- the glgX gene encoding glycogen debranching protein GlgX: MTLTRPRVWPGRPYPLGATWDGRGVNFALFSENAEKVELCLFEGDGGRETARVVLPEYTHEIWHGYLPDARPGQRYGYRVHGPYAPDAGHRFNANKLVLDPYAKAWGGRLEWTDAHFGYRLGAAAEDLTFDTRDNAPYMPKCVVVDTAFTWGEDRKPRVPWHETILYELHVKGYTVRHPDVPRPHRGTFAGMADQAIVSYLKALGVTSIELLPVQAFIHDRHLVKKGLSNYWGYNTLGFFAPHTEYLASGKLGEFKTFVQVMHDAGIEVILDVVYNHTAEGNHLGPTLSFKGIDNASYYRLVPGRERYYQDSTGCGNTLNLRHPRVLQLVMDSLRYWVEEMRVDGFRFDLATTLARDKGPFDPHAGFIEAVRQDPVLSTVKLIAEPWDVGDGGYRLGGFPPGFAEWNDRYRDTVRRFWKGDRGQVAELATRVTGSSDLFDRRGRCPWASINYVTAHDGFTLADLTAYNYKHNQANGEDGRDGTDNNHSWNHGEEGPSNDVNIQELRLRQMRNFLATLLLSQGVPMLVAGDEFGRSQKGNNNPYCQDNEISWINWGAIGPKGRQMIRLVRWLLRLRKRHRVFHRNRFFHGVTLRGTDVKDLTWLDAQGRERLKPEHWSDPEDRFLAFLIRGEAGDYFLTEMGQPEPDYSFLVAFNAHPRTVDMVLPPLSAGTAWSLLLDTARPGMERIAAPLDGHTYAVESRSLTIFRRDPGPHHGDDESRPWG, encoded by the coding sequence ATGACTCTGACCCGCCCCCGGGTATGGCCGGGACGCCCCTACCCCCTCGGGGCCACGTGGGATGGCCGGGGGGTCAATTTCGCCCTGTTTTCGGAAAACGCCGAAAAGGTGGAGCTGTGCCTGTTCGAGGGAGACGGCGGCCGGGAAACCGCCCGCGTGGTCTTGCCCGAATACACGCACGAAATCTGGCACGGCTACTTGCCCGATGCCCGACCAGGGCAGCGCTACGGCTACCGGGTCCACGGCCCCTATGCCCCCGATGCCGGCCACCGGTTTAATGCCAACAAGCTGGTACTCGACCCCTACGCCAAAGCGTGGGGGGGGCGCTTGGAATGGACGGATGCTCATTTCGGCTACCGCCTGGGGGCGGCGGCCGAGGATCTGACCTTCGACACCCGGGACAACGCTCCCTACATGCCCAAGTGCGTGGTGGTGGACACGGCTTTTACCTGGGGAGAGGATCGCAAGCCCCGGGTGCCCTGGCACGAAACGATTCTCTATGAACTGCACGTCAAGGGCTACACGGTGCGGCACCCAGACGTGCCCCGCCCGCATCGCGGTACCTTTGCCGGGATGGCGGATCAGGCGATCGTAAGCTACCTCAAGGCCCTGGGGGTGACCTCCATCGAGCTGTTGCCGGTGCAGGCGTTCATCCATGACCGCCATCTGGTCAAGAAGGGCCTCTCCAACTACTGGGGCTATAATACTCTCGGTTTCTTTGCCCCGCACACAGAATATCTCGCCAGTGGAAAATTGGGGGAATTTAAGACTTTTGTCCAGGTCATGCACGACGCCGGAATCGAGGTGATCTTGGACGTCGTGTACAACCATACCGCGGAAGGCAACCACCTGGGGCCGACCCTTAGCTTCAAAGGCATCGATAACGCGAGCTACTATCGCCTTGTCCCGGGACGCGAACGCTATTATCAGGATAGCACCGGATGCGGTAACACTCTTAATTTGCGTCACCCTCGAGTTTTACAGCTGGTGATGGATTCGCTGCGCTATTGGGTCGAGGAAATGCGGGTCGATGGCTTCCGCTTTGACCTCGCCACGACCTTGGCGCGCGACAAGGGGCCGTTTGATCCCCATGCCGGATTCATCGAGGCCGTGCGCCAGGACCCGGTGCTCTCGACGGTGAAGTTGATCGCCGAACCCTGGGACGTGGGGGATGGCGGCTATCGTCTGGGAGGGTTCCCGCCGGGCTTCGCTGAATGGAACGACCGCTACCGCGACACCGTGCGCCGATTCTGGAAAGGCGACCGGGGCCAGGTGGCCGAACTGGCCACACGGGTGACCGGGTCGTCGGACCTCTTCGACCGCCGGGGGCGGTGTCCCTGGGCGAGCATCAACTACGTGACGGCCCACGACGGGTTCACCCTGGCCGACCTGACAGCTTACAACTACAAGCACAATCAGGCCAACGGCGAGGACGGTCGCGACGGCACCGACAACAACCACTCCTGGAACCATGGCGAGGAAGGCCCGTCAAACGACGTCAACATTCAGGAGTTGCGTTTACGGCAGATGCGAAATTTCCTGGCCACCTTGCTCCTGTCCCAGGGCGTCCCGATGTTGGTGGCCGGCGACGAATTTGGGCGCTCCCAAAAAGGCAACAACAACCCCTATTGCCAGGACAACGAGATCTCATGGATCAACTGGGGCGCGATCGGGCCCAAGGGACGGCAGATGATCCGGCTCGTGCGCTGGCTGTTGCGGCTGCGCAAGCGGCACCGGGTGTTCCATCGCAACCGGTTTTTCCACGGCGTGACCCTGCGCGGAACCGACGTCAAGGATTTGACGTGGCTCGATGCCCAGGGCCGCGAGCGGCTCAAACCCGAGCACTGGAGCGACCCCGAGGACCGTTTCCTGGCCTTCCTGATCCGGGGCGAGGCGGGCGACTACTTCCTGACCGAGATGGGCCAGCCCGAACCCGACTACAGCTTCCTTGTGGCGTTCAATGCCCACCCACGCACGGTGGACATGGTGTTGCCGCCTTTGAGCGCAGGCACGGCGTGGTCCTTGCTGCTCGATACGGCCCGCCCCGGGATGGAACGCATTGCCGCTCCGCTCGACGGACACACCTATGCGGTGGAGTCCCGCTCCTTGACCATCTTCCGCCGGGATCCCGGCCCCCACCACGGCGACGACGAATCCAGGCCTTGGGGTTAA
- a CDS encoding TRAP transporter substrate-binding protein yields MTLSLMGQDMPARAQPPQDRTLILGHMGGSRSPQHLLTQVLGDTLKGHPATRQVTLEEHGGGTMGDDLDLWRAVSLGAIDLAVVTVPAISSHVPELGVLLVPFLFRDMRHAAKVFHGPLGEGVGQAVGREGLVLLSFVVRGFNRLTNARRPVRRAEDVRGLRVRIIPNPIYNLTYAALGAQVVPMAWPAVYGALDDGRIDGQENPLLSLAGQDFSRVQKYLSLTTISQNPQILVMNAEAFRALSPQEQEALTSAARTAARSIDARLEEGEAAVLEGFRQEGMELIENVDHDTFRVALAPLEPEWEARFGADLLRRLRAAADEP; encoded by the coding sequence GTGACGCTTTCCCTCATGGGACAGGACATGCCGGCCCGGGCACAGCCTCCCCAAGATCGCACCTTGATTCTTGGGCATATGGGGGGCAGCCGTAGTCCGCAGCATCTTTTGACCCAGGTCCTTGGCGACACCCTCAAGGGCCACCCAGCCACGCGCCAAGTCACCCTCGAAGAGCATGGCGGTGGGACCATGGGGGATGACCTGGACCTGTGGCGCGCCGTTAGCCTGGGGGCGATCGATCTGGCGGTGGTCACTGTGCCAGCCATCTCTTCCCATGTCCCAGAGCTTGGGGTGCTCCTGGTTCCGTTCTTGTTTCGGGACATGCGTCATGCGGCCAAGGTCTTCCATGGGCCTCTGGGGGAGGGGGTCGGGCAGGCCGTGGGGCGGGAGGGGCTGGTCCTGCTGAGTTTTGTCGTGCGCGGATTTAACCGCCTGACCAATGCCCGCCGTCCGGTGCGTCGCGCCGAAGATGTCAGGGGGCTGCGGGTGCGGATTATTCCCAATCCGATTTACAACCTGACCTATGCCGCCCTTGGAGCCCAGGTGGTGCCCATGGCTTGGCCCGCGGTCTACGGCGCCCTCGACGATGGACGGATCGATGGCCAGGAAAACCCCCTTCTGTCGCTGGCCGGCCAGGACTTTTCGCGTGTGCAAAAGTACCTGTCGCTGACAACCATCAGCCAAAACCCCCAGATCCTGGTCATGAACGCAGAGGCTTTCAGGGCGTTGTCGCCCCAGGAACAGGAGGCCCTGACCTCCGCCGCGCGAACGGCGGCTCGAAGCATTGATGCCCGGCTGGAGGAGGGAGAGGCCGCTGTTTTGGAAGGTTTCCGGCAAGAGGGAATGGAGCTGATAGAAAACGTTGATCACGATACCTTTCGGGTTGCCTTGGCACCCCTGGAGCCAGAATGGGAGGCCCGATTTGGGGCAGATCTCCTGCGCCGGCTGCGTGCAGCGGCGGATGAACCGTGA
- a CDS encoding glycosyltransferase family 25 protein → MTFGLFVINLARSTQRRERILGSLAEVGLEAQIWEAVDGATLDPAHAPRYDQHERRRRFGHDLTPNEIACALSHLGCIEAAWKSGLEKVCILEDDVTVVPEFPDVLKACLALPPGVDMVKFYGLRHRRHRVVCSLTPTHSLIRPLHATCGTQGYLLDRVGMEKALAACSPLVMQIDISLDRYWENGMRLFAVSPAPLIEPGSLPSDIQAPRVDPWRADRDHRLRLRLKAHKLQDSIRRHWSNLTGGFNRLP, encoded by the coding sequence ATGACCTTCGGCCTATTTGTCATTAATCTGGCCCGCTCCACGCAGCGGCGCGAACGCATCTTGGGCTCTTTGGCCGAGGTTGGCCTGGAGGCCCAGATTTGGGAGGCGGTGGACGGGGCCACACTCGATCCGGCTCACGCTCCCCGGTATGACCAACACGAACGACGTCGGCGCTTTGGCCACGACCTTACCCCCAATGAGATCGCCTGTGCCTTGAGCCACCTTGGCTGTATCGAGGCAGCCTGGAAATCAGGACTCGAGAAGGTCTGCATCCTGGAAGACGATGTCACCGTGGTGCCCGAGTTCCCCGACGTTCTCAAAGCCTGTCTGGCCCTGCCGCCTGGGGTGGATATGGTGAAATTTTATGGGCTGCGCCACCGCCGTCACCGCGTGGTGTGTTCTCTCACCCCGACGCATTCCCTGATTCGCCCCCTGCACGCCACCTGTGGGACCCAGGGGTATTTGCTCGATCGGGTAGGGATGGAAAAAGCCCTGGCGGCGTGCTCGCCTCTGGTGATGCAGATCGATATCTCCTTGGATCGCTACTGGGAGAACGGGATGCGGTTGTTCGCGGTCTCGCCCGCCCCCTTGATCGAACCAGGCAGCCTGCCCTCGGACATCCAGGCCCCGCGGGTGGACCCCTGGCGGGCCGATCGGGACCATCGCCTGCGGCTACGGCTGAAGGCTCACAAACTTCAAGACAGCATTCGCCGTCACTGGAGCAATCTGACGGGGGGGTTTAATCGTCTGCCGTGA
- a CDS encoding alpha/beta hydrolase, which yields MTPPRRAVPLPSWARRAVVAAIGLVLIVLGLTRLLAPLADLSIEKTVVDQTPVTIFRPAAGPSGPAVVIAHGFAGSQQLMDSFAIALARNGYVAVTFDALGHGRDPEPLSGDLALIDGATVYLLNQLHQVAQYALTLVPDQPRLAVLGHSMASDIVVRYANEDPAVAATIAVSMFSPAVTETSPANLLVLVGGLESDLVKGEALRAVAMVAGLAAPQPAVTYGNRDKGTARRYAIAPGVEHIGVLFSRAASAEAVAWLNDVFHRGEARPAPARLPWIGLLLGGVLLLAWPLASLLPKVAPPPSGPALAWRHFLPVALGPAVLTPLILRPLPTDFLPTLVGDYLIVHCAVYGLLTAGGLWWLHHTHGWIPPGWPRLDRAGWIRLGVGGSLVCAYTLLAFGGPVDTFVTAVAPSASRLPLIPIALVGTGLYFLADETLVRGPRRHTGRSILTRVLFLFSLGLAIALDFESLFFLIILVPALAVMLIVFGLFGRWTWQRTGHVAGGAGALAVAFALAIAAIFPVVGD from the coding sequence ATGACGCCACCCCGCAGGGCCGTTCCGCTGCCCTCTTGGGCACGACGTGCCGTGGTTGCGGCGATCGGCTTGGTCTTGATCGTTCTTGGGCTGACCCGGCTACTCGCCCCCCTGGCCGATCTGAGCATCGAAAAAACCGTTGTCGATCAGACGCCGGTCACCATTTTCCGACCTGCGGCGGGTCCTTCGGGGCCGGCGGTCGTGATCGCTCATGGCTTTGCTGGATCCCAGCAATTGATGGACAGCTTTGCCATTGCCCTTGCGCGCAACGGCTACGTCGCGGTGACGTTCGATGCCCTGGGTCATGGTCGCGACCCGGAGCCGTTGAGCGGCGACCTCGCCCTCATTGATGGGGCCACGGTCTACCTGTTGAATCAATTGCATCAGGTCGCCCAGTATGCCCTCACCTTGGTGCCTGACCAGCCCCGCTTGGCGGTTTTGGGCCACTCCATGGCCTCGGACATCGTGGTCCGCTACGCCAACGAGGATCCGGCGGTGGCGGCGACCATCGCCGTTTCCATGTTCTCTCCCGCCGTGACCGAAACCTCTCCTGCCAACCTGCTGGTCCTCGTGGGCGGGCTGGAGTCCGACCTTGTGAAAGGCGAGGCCCTGCGCGCGGTTGCGATGGTCGCGGGTCTCGCCGCCCCCCAGCCGGCGGTGACCTATGGCAACCGCGATAAAGGGACCGCCCGACGCTACGCCATTGCCCCGGGGGTCGAGCATATTGGGGTGCTGTTCAGCCGGGCCGCGTCGGCCGAAGCGGTTGCTTGGCTCAACGACGTGTTCCACCGGGGCGAGGCGCGTCCGGCCCCGGCCCGCCTCCCGTGGATTGGGCTCTTGCTGGGCGGCGTTCTCCTGCTGGCGTGGCCGCTGGCTTCCCTTCTTCCCAAAGTCGCCCCGCCGCCCAGCGGGCCCGCCCTGGCGTGGCGCCATTTTCTCCCGGTAGCGCTGGGACCGGCGGTCCTCACCCCGCTTATTCTACGCCCTCTGCCGACCGACTTTCTGCCCACTCTGGTCGGCGACTATCTGATTGTTCATTGCGCCGTGTATGGCCTGCTGACTGCTGGTGGCCTTTGGTGGCTCCATCACACCCACGGGTGGATCCCGCCCGGCTGGCCGCGTCTTGACCGGGCGGGCTGGATCCGCCTGGGCGTGGGGGGAAGCCTCGTGTGCGCTTATACCCTGCTGGCCTTCGGGGGACCGGTTGACACGTTTGTCACCGCGGTTGCTCCCAGCGCCTCGCGCCTGCCCCTGATCCCGATTGCCCTGGTGGGCACCGGGCTTTACTTCCTCGCCGATGAAACCCTGGTCCGCGGCCCCCGGCGCCACACAGGCCGGTCCATCCTCACGCGCGTTTTGTTCCTGTTCTCGCTGGGACTCGCCATTGCCCTCGATTTCGAGTCTTTGTTCTTTCTGATCATTCTGGTCCCGGCCTTGGCAGTGATGCTGATCGTCTTTGGCCTGTTCGGACGCTGGACTTGGCAACGCACCGGCCATGTGGCGGGAGGGGCCGGGGCTCTGGCCGTGGCGTTCGCCCTGGCCATCGCCGCGATCTTTCCTGTGGTGGGGGATTAG
- a CDS encoding TRAP transporter substrate-binding protein: MKHCAVLAVIVVLLGGGVGLAREESRLETLGVGCLGQGDSALHRVVHSFIADVALRLSDALTLEDRCTTALGNEGDLWQAVRLGAMDLAVQTTSGLVPFVPELGILDIPYLFRDAGHAGRVLDGPVGELLAARLRDQGVVVLGFFEQGLRHITTRHRPVREPSDLKGLTLRIVPTPVFETMFRSLGAEVVTLNWGSLYTALRDGWVEGHDNAVLTLSAFHLNEVQSVVSLTGHVRSQGVILINSELFSGLSGAKRAALLAAARTAGQHSRENQEMRDAAILATFKANGMDVVTVDRQAFAHALAPLEGEWERRFGRDILHLIRETP; the protein is encoded by the coding sequence ATGAAGCACTGTGCCGTTTTGGCGGTCATTGTGGTGCTTCTTGGAGGAGGCGTGGGTTTGGCGCGCGAGGAGAGCCGCCTGGAGACTCTGGGAGTCGGCTGTCTGGGGCAGGGCGACAGCGCCTTGCATCGGGTTGTTCATTCCTTCATCGCCGATGTCGCCTTGCGGTTATCGGACGCCTTGACCTTGGAGGATCGCTGCACCACGGCCCTTGGGAACGAGGGCGATCTTTGGCAGGCGGTTCGCCTGGGGGCCATGGATCTCGCGGTTCAAACAACCTCCGGCCTTGTCCCGTTTGTTCCCGAACTCGGGATCTTGGATATCCCCTATCTGTTTCGTGACGCCGGCCACGCCGGGCGGGTGCTCGACGGGCCGGTGGGCGAACTTCTGGCGGCCCGACTGCGCGACCAAGGGGTGGTGGTGCTGGGCTTTTTCGAACAAGGCCTGCGGCATATCACCACCCGGCATCGCCCCGTGCGCGAGCCGTCCGACCTGAAGGGGCTGACGTTACGCATTGTGCCCACGCCCGTGTTCGAGACCATGTTTCGCAGTCTGGGAGCCGAGGTGGTCACTCTGAATTGGGGAAGCCTCTATACCGCCTTACGGGATGGTTGGGTGGAGGGGCATGACAATGCCGTGCTGACCCTTTCCGCGTTTCACCTGAACGAGGTCCAGTCCGTGGTGTCCCTCACCGGCCACGTCCGGTCTCAAGGGGTTATTTTAATTAATTCAGAGTTGTTTTCTGGCTTGTCGGGAGCAAAACGGGCGGCCTTGCTTGCTGCCGCTCGGACAGCGGGCCAGCACTCGCGCGAAAACCAGGAAATGCGCGACGCGGCGATCCTCGCAACCTTCAAAGCGAACGGGATGGACGTCGTGACGGTGGACCGACAAGCCTTCGCTCACGCCCTGGCCCCGCTGGAAGGAGAATGGGAGCGACGGTTCGGTCGCGACATTCTTCACCTGATCCGCGAGACCCCCTGA